In Metopolophium dirhodum isolate CAU chromosome 9, ASM1992520v1, whole genome shotgun sequence, the genomic window CATACTAATACTacagtcaaaaaatatttttcgttacataattatcattatagtaGTTCTATTATAAATGAGCTAGAATTAgtgtaaatcaatatttttgaattttttttatagggaaAAAATGAGGAATTTATAACCTGATTTTGGGGAATCTTACAAAACTTAGTAGTTAGTTGCGATTTTGCGAActctgaaatattaattttactggtTATTGTTCTATGATCTTTTTTTACCCTACGAATTTACAtatcaaaaagtcaaaaaatttgcaaaataaacGGTTTTTCGGTATTGAGAAAACACAGTTTTAAGGTAagtaacacattttattttaatacatacatgaTTTCACAGTAGCGGCTCGTGAGTAAATATTCTGGGGATACTTAAATTAGTgtctacaataataatgattaaatgtaaattgtaataaattattgtggcGTACGGACGTACTACAGTGTAGGACTggtggtattttcggtataccggtAATTacaggtttttaaaaaataccgaTATCCAGTATTTTCGGTATTTTAGAATACCGGTGTACCATGAATCgataattaccgttgttaccaaaaataccgtatacctacatttataattcattacttttatataatcgtaatgacataatataatatttaatagcagggcctaaaattaagatattttgttACTGCACACCTAAttccaaacaaaaatattttaaaataatgaacataatagACCTAGTAGTGCACACGCAGAGGCGGGCACTGGGGGGAGGTTAGGGATTATATCTCCCCATTGTCTTTTTTTGCTGACCTACAGAAaaccacttattagttattacagctGTTTTAGAgtcattaatttgtattaattattaattttattcgttgagtCAACAAACTTGTAATTTAATACGATGCTCTTAATATATTCTTGCAatgtcagttgaaaaatattaaaaatacagtcacaatttttttttataagcatttagttcaaattttaaccaaTTACGAAAAAATCATGAagatgtgcaaattattttgagttagaaattcataaaaaatcttatttttaaatctaactatctaagatttgataatttaatacaagattcctcataagtttgtctacctttatcaaaaaaaaatgtttaccggaaagtcaaattaaattcttatgagcgtttgaagttcaaattttaacattttcttatattgtattttttttttatataaaaagcgTGTAAATATAACACacggctcctaatatatttttacaatagcagttgaaaaatattaaaaatacacatgcacaattttttttataaatatttaaaattttaatcttgacaaaatttaaaatgcgggtaagtggatgtcactctgttgTAGTactaggttacaagtgagtcaatgtataatggattgtattaaacttgaattcaatgatatatgataatttgtatccaggataaaaaaataaataaataaataaataaaaaccattgtaaaaactattataaaatgatttagtacctatagttaaaaaattatataatattatatttataataataacaatataaatataatatacaatatcctaggctgccAAACCGTCTCTGTTCAGAAACGTTTTTTTGCACACATGatgtatatcattgaatttaaatttacagtcacccacttgtagcctactgtacagcagagccaTTTCCACTTAActgcttttttttgtttattaaaaaaaaaatgttgtccctCCCATTTAAAATTCCTGGGCACGCCACTGTGCACATGCCtcatataaatcaaataaaaatttataaaagccGAAAATAAGTACTGCACACAATTTTAGGCCCTGGAGACCCTATCCTAGGTTGGAAACTTGGAAACACCAATACATTCACCGAGGTTATGGTATTTTTGACAATTATCTATTGAGGTACGGAATCGTACGGTATTTTCGATAATTACCGATAACCGATAATATAACCGACAATACCGTAAATACCGGTAGTAAACAAATACCGGATACCGGTATATCAAAATTTTTCGTAGTACGATGGCGCGGTGGTAGTGGCGTTAGTGCGGCACGTCATATAGGTATTGTCATGAACACAGGTTCAATTGGCGCATGCGGACGGAACAGCTTTTGGTGCGCGGCATGAGTATgagtacataaatacattttctgcgGCTTTTCTTGATGCCGCTCTGCAAAATTCCGATCTTCCTAGTAGGCAAAAGATGTAACGGATTCAAAACACCAGTGACtaggaatacaattttaattcgatttcaaaattatattttgtagaatgAAATAgatataaagtttttaatatacGAAGCACTCCCTATTAatcacattaatttattatcttcatcatattattgaataaaacaaaaataattttttttataaatttttggtCTATAGCAGGTCATCTGTTAGTTTTCTTTTAATtgtgttgaattattatttacttttattttagaatttcataaacataacattttagcatagaatatttttgtatgttgaACCAACCCAGATATTTagcatgtttttattttgtacaatattttgacattaattttgttgttcTTTACAGAATGTGTTATCTTTCTATGAGATTCGTTTCTTTCCAAGCACACCAGTAGCGACTTTTGAAACTAAGGTATAGAGACATTTTATGATTAGATTGAAATAGGTTGATATTTtcaccaaaattattattatgcacctataatatataattttttagccATATAAGTTGCATAAACTTGAAAATGGTCCGAGTTCAACCGTCACAGTGTCTTCGGAAGatgctattaaatattataaacagatGCAAACTATTCGACGAATAGAAACAGCAATCTGCAGGTAATTTGTACAAGGAAAAAATAGTACGAGGTTTTTGTCATCTCTACTCTGGAcaggtaaattaataatttgttaaaaatgtacagttGAAACAATATGTTATCAATAGTTTTCATGCTATATTGCTATTTAATTTAGACTGTTTGCTGGTTTAAAACCATACATCAtagttgtttaaataatattagtgtgTATCCGTATAAAATTTGTTTCTATAGGAAGCATGTGCTGTAGGAATGGAAGCTATGTTCCGTGATACTGATTCAATAATTACGGCATATCGTGCTCACGGTTGGACGTACCTTATGGGTGTGGGTCCTTTTAATGTATTATCAGAATTATCTGGGCATAAAAGTGGAAGTTCTCGTGCTAAAGGTGGTTCTATGCATATGTATGCCAAAAACTTTTACGGAGGCAACGGAATTGTTGGAGCACAGATAAATCCACTATTCTGTTTTTCGTACAgtgaaaatttaagaaatattagcagttatattttttaataaaaaaaacttttaattgtaattttatgcactctatttaataataattttatttttaggtaccaCTTGGTACTGGAATATCATTAGCTgctaaatatttaggtactggTGGTGTGTGTTTTACCTTGTATGGTGATGGAGCTGCTAATCAAGGACAAATATTTGAGGCTTTCAATATGGCAAAATTGTTGGATAACCTTGTGTGTATGTTTGTGAAAATAATGGCTATGACATGGGAACTATAGCTCTAACCGTGCATCTGCTAGTGTAGCATATTATACACGAGGAGATTATATTCCTGGTATCTGGGTAGACGGTATGGATATTTTGGCTGTCAGAGAAGCTGCTCgttttgccatagattattgtTCTAGTGGTAAAGTACCATTAGTTTTGGAAACAGAAACTTACCGATACTCAGGACACTCTATGTCTGACCCGGGAACATCTTATAGAACTCGCGATGAAGTTCAAGAAGTGCGTCAAACAAGAGATCCAATAACATCGTTCAAAGAAAAAATCATAGGAGCTAATTTAGTTAATATTGATGAATTAAAGGTAAATATACTAATCTAaacttaagtaggtatattaaacactaaatagtaggtattatggtaataattgttctataaagcaatttctttaatttttttagagttgTTATTACCTATCAGTACACCTGTTGTAGGTACTACCTTGTTTTTCAACAtcttgtttattgtttttttttataaactatagtgTTGTGGTGttttaaacaattgttttatgtaaacaatatatgtccataatattgtataataataataaatgtattattgtttagaaAATTGATGATGAAATTAAAGCTCAAATTGATGATGCTGTAAAGAGAGCAAAAGCAGACATGGAAATTCCATTGTCTGAACTTGCAGGTGATGTTTATTCAAAACCACTTGAGACTACAATGAGAGGAGTAAGTCCATTTCAGAGTTTGGAACACATAAGAATTGGACcagctataaattaaaaataaaatgtaaatgtatttatttataattcttaaaGTTCAAACTGtacatttactaaaatattcagtccatttattatattcataattttttttattagatatgtTTGTGTATGTAATATATGCTCTAAGGcgctttattattaaattgtattgtttaacttttagtacaagagaaaaaatatatttttgttggataataaaaatgttaaatatttatttaacctaaaaaaattctaatgcttttttaaatcgaaatgtacctatattagagCAATAAACAGTTGTATTTGTTAATCAATAATGaatgtagtaattattattagtagagtaatatttttttttaaataatgtgttCGTTTCAGTGGCGTACCGATAGGGTGGCATGACGTCAATGCGCCACAAGCCCATGAGGGCCCTTCAAGAAATGTCACAAatccaaaaaaaacaaatcaccattattacaaaattaaaatataagatgatcttaaaaaaaaattaaattcttgtaAAATTAAATCACTCTGAAATTGActacatttactatttagaaTAATGACCGTGAGTGACTGACacggttatattttatacattattttatctgtTATAGCATCTCGTCTATGTTgttgatattgtaataattgtggAACGGTTAGATTAAGTTATccttttgttaaaaatgtagacAGTAGATCCTTTTTTttagacaaatattattttacagtgtcCAAATCTGGTTTAAAAATCGGACATCATGGctttgttatactattataattcaaaaagcGTATTGAAGGTAGTTCAGGCTATCATTGGCGTGTACTGTGTGCAGACTTTTTTCACAGGATAtgcctatatttttaaatatgcatagctaaatacaaaaaataattcccCAATAACtcttagtataaataatttgtctcacaatataaaatacgaatCAAAATAACACGCAAGATCTAATTTTtggttttagatattttaatttgaaaagtttgTATTCATCTCATTCAAATGACAGTATAAGatcctaaaaaaatatgatcatatttataataatagaaaattagataatttagacaaataattttgatctaatttgtaaatattttttcatttttgatagTAGGTAGTATGAAACGGAGTTTGTCGTTTGCGCATCATTAGTACCTTAGTTAAGAAATTTTGTAGGTCGTTTGCGCATCgcaaattttaacaatagaaaggtacctactaccttttacctatctacctattagTGATATAACCGGATATATTggtgagataataatatatataactgatAAATGATCATTTATAAGCGTATCAACCACGGTTGTAGATTTATACGAaagatgattaaataatattatatatttttttttttttttggtaaatgtgaatattaattttttattttttttttaaatatgaattatgaatattgacGATTATTTTCGTAAGTGTAAATAAAACCTGGTAATTTGGAATGCGCAATCGGCCTATAAAAAGGTTATTTGTAACAATAGCTAGGGAAAACACCCTATGCCTTTTTAACAATAGCTATGCGCAAACGGCctatataaagattttttttaacaatagcaATCGGAAAACACCCTATGCCTTTTTTAACAATAGTGATGCGCAAACGGCCTACAAAAAAGGTCATTCATTACAATAGCGATGCGCAAACGTCCTACGCCCGTATGAAAGTAAGCAACAGCGCTAAGGTCAACATTTTCAATGACAAAACTTATAATTCCCACgaaataatagattttgactTTAACTATTAACATGAGTTGCCAAtccattttaatatgtatagagaggtacctactatttatctGTGGTGATTATGAAATATTGGCCcgcgataatataattttgaaatctaattaatatttgatatcaaCTCTCAACtcccaatattttaataagaaaaaataaaaatattgcaatcCTCATCCAGAACTAAAATACTATGAACTATCTAAGTTCATGATTTTGAtcaaaacatttacaaataaaaactatgattATGATAACTCTGCAGGGGATGTCCTTAcacatttgtaaaattaaaggCCAGCTGAATTATTTTGCAACATGCATTAGAAGTTCTAGTTACGCCACTGGCCACTGGTTCATTTCATATTGAAAGTCTACTGATtgccaaataatattttttctactgATTAAGTACATTAAAACTTATCTTCCaccaaatttactttttaagttCTCTAACTTAAGTTCAGTATTGGTTCAATGGTTTTaattatctaaaattataaaatccaaaaaacTTCTTTATGTGGAGTTGAATGTGTGAGTAAAATTCCTAATATCTTGTTatcttatgtaataaaataaaaatgtttatatgttaggttcattatattttattaatattttgtaggtaatgcagctaatatgaattattaattatgatcatATTTACATACTTCATACAacacttattatatttgtatattataatgtataagaacactttttacatatatacatattatactaaataataattgagtaaTAAATATGCGTACCTATGTGGTCATATAGATTAATTTCAAGTGCATTTTGCATGCTACAGCTGGCCACATTGAAAAGTATAACTGTTTTAGTAAACTTTTCTTGTAGACCttgaaatttaagtaaaaattcaaactttaaatgcttataaaaaaaaattgtgtattttcaatatttttcaactcctataattttcaaatatcaatatatcaggagccttgtattaaattttcacgctttttgacccaacaaatgaAACTTTATTGACAATTctagaataaaaactaaaaaaattgaaaattgaaaatatgctACGTTACGCAATTGTAAGACAGCGACAACAAATGGCCgagtaacgtcctcttaaatgaAATATTCCCTaggtatttaatagtattatactatttatgttGGTAATTTCTAATAGCTTCCTTACTCCACACTCTCCTCACTCCTCAGAATTAAATACATCCCAAAGAATTCTATtggtttgaactttgaagtacatttgaaattacaacaaataaacattaatcaTACAACggaaaacaatataaatctgaatcaacaattgaaaattatttatttagtcgtAAGAGAGACCGTTTGTGTAGAGTTTCTAAGTGTATTAATTCCACTTTcccaaacaaaatattatatataaacaaactgaatataccataatattataaaaacatcataaatcataacttaagtcaattgtttctaaattattttgtgataaaaatgtcaataatatattacatttaaatgtccaataaaacataaattatgtttgttatcTGCATTCTATAAATGTTAGTAATACTGTTATTAGATTACAAAACAatctaaatacaatataatatgtttattacgttgaattatcaacatttaaatgtcaatacaatataactatttataataataataaataaataactaatgaactagggtataatatttgttattctgTGATTTCCTTGTAGTTTGACTCAATCAGATATATTTtctgtatgtttatatattaggcAAATACAAATCGGGAAAACTCTATACATATACTGGTAACCGatacaataacaatttgttATGAAAGCTTGAATTTAAGACAAAACTATTTGAGTTTAACGTAGTAGCTGCGCCGCCTGATTCGATCGCTGACCGTTTCTTCACTACAATTTCCTATTGTCCAGTCCAATAAGGCTGGAGAACCATGGTGATAATAATGATTGTTGTCTTCTTTTGGGACCAAACTCTTGGAAGAAGTGGTAGCAGTAGTAGTGGATGATGACGATGAAGACGATGGTGGGTCTTCGTCGTTATTGATGCTTGaactattaaattttgatgTTGATCTAC contains:
- the LOC132952383 gene encoding LOW QUALITY PROTEIN: probable pyruvate dehydrogenase E1 component subunit alpha, mitochondrial (The sequence of the model RefSeq protein was modified relative to this genomic sequence to represent the inferred CDS: inserted 1 base in 1 codon; deleted 3 bases in 2 codons); this encodes MQTIRRIETASAGNLYKEKIVRGFCHLYSGQEACAVGMEAMFRDTDSIITAYRAHGWTYLMGVGPFNVLSELSGHKSGSSRAKGGSMHMYAKNFYGGNGIVGAQVPLGTGISLAAKYLGTGGVCFTLYGDGAANQGQIFEAFNMAKLLDXPCVYVCENNGYDMGTSSNRASASVAYYTRGDYIPGIWVDGMDILAVREAARFAIDYCSSGKVPLVLETETYRYSGHSMSDPGTSYRTRDEVQEVRQTRDPITSFKEKIIGANLVNIDELKKIDDEIKAQIDDAVKRAKADMEIPLSELAGDVYSKPLETTMRGVSPFQSLEHIRIGPAIN